From the genome of Arthrobacter sp. SLBN-122:
CGGCGTCATCCTGCTGCCGCTTTACCTCCAGGAAGTCCGTGGCCTGGGCTCGCTCGAAACCGGTCTTGCACTGCTTCCCGGCGGCCTGGCCATGGGCCTGCTGGGCCCGGTCATCGGCCGCGCGTTCGACAAGGTGGGTCCGCTGCCGCTCACCATCACCGGATCCATCCTGATGGTGGTGGCCCTCTGGCAGTTTTCAATGCTCGACGCCGGCACCCCGGTGTGGTGGATCGTGACCTTGCATGTGGGGCTGAGTTTTGGCCTGGCGCTGCTGTTCACGCCCGCCTTCACCACCGGCCTGAACCCGCTTCCGCCGCACCTCTACTCGCACGGGTCAGCGATCATGAGCACCACCCAGCAGGTGGCCGGCGCCGCGGGAACGGCACTCCTGGTGTCCATCTTCGCTGTGGTGAGCGCCGCCTCGGGACTCGTCGCCGGGATGAGCGCAGCCTTCCTGACGGCTACCGTCATAGCCCTTGCCGCCGTCGTACTTTCCGCGATGATGCGCAAGACCGAAGGTGCCGGCGCGGGCCACGGCGCGCACTGACCCAACTACTTACTGGGGGTCAGCCGGCGAAGAACTCGCTCAGTTCCTTGATCAGCCTGTCCGGAGCCTTGATGGCGCCGTCGTGGCCGAGGCCGGGCAGGATGGTGTAGCTGGAGCCGGAAAGCACGTCGTGGATCTGGCCGCAGGCGATGCCGAAGTAGGCGGGGCTCTTTTCGCCCACCACAATCAGGGTCTCCAGGGGAAGCGCCTGGAACGGCTCGGCGGGCATGTCGGCGGCAATGATGGCTTTGATTTCGCGGACGCCGGTGCGCATCAGCTCGCGCTGCTGCTTTCCTTCGGTGGTTCCGGCCGTCAGCTTGTTGGCCAGGGTCAGCATGGACAGCGGCATGCGCGATGAGAAGGAACCGCCGGCTTCAAGGCCCCGCTGGATCACGGCGAGGGCGCGGTCATGGTCTCCAGCGGCGATGGCGCGCTCGTACTCCGCGATCCAGTCGGCCGTGACGCTGCCGTTCACGGAGACGGCGGGGTCGTAGACGGCGAGCCGTTCCACCGGCAGTGTCCGGGCCGCGTGCAGGGCCACGGCGCCGCCGAAGCTGTGCCCAAACACATCGGTGCTGGAGGTGTGCTTCATGACCGTATCCAGGTCGCGGATGTCCACGTCCAGGGTGTAATCGTCGGGCTGCGGGGACGAGGATCCGCGCCCGCGCCGGTTGAAGGTGTGCACCGGGCGGCCCAGGGCGGCGCTCAGTTTCTGGGCGAACTTGGTGTAATCCGCAGCCGTCACCATGGAAGGCGGCACAACCACCACGCCCGAGCCCGCAGAAGCAAGGTCAGCGCCGGTGGAGAAGAGCTCCACAGTGCCGCCGTCGGGGGTCCTGATGTTCTCTCGCGTCATGCTCCGAGCCTAGCCGAGCAAGCCCGGGTGGGGCATCCCGGCGGCCGGAGGCACGCAGGGTCACGCCAAGCGGTTGATGAGGGCCTGGCTCGCCGCGCGGATGGCCGGCAGCCCGTCCCCGAGCCCGCACAGGATCAGCCCGGCGTCGGCAGCCTGCATGGCGGAATCGGTACCGGCGGCGCCGTCCGCGCGGAGGTAGATCAGGGATTCCACCAGCCGGAAGGTGAAGTCGCCGCCGTCCGGTCCGCCCGGCGCGGCTGACGTCCCCGCGCCCAGTTCCCCGTACAGCCGCCTGAGCTCCTGGCGGTGGTTGTGGAACCTGGCGAAGCGGGTGCTCCTGACCTCGGGCAGGTGGTACAGCACGCCAAGGTTCCACCGCGCGCTGCACAGCTGGGTGCCGTCATAAAGCCCGACGGCGTGAAGGCGGCTTCCAGCCGGAGTTTCGGTTTCCGGGTCATCAGTGGGCAGCGCGGACACGGCACGTGCGAACCTCAGCCCGCCGGACACCGTCCCCTCAAGCAGGTCCTCGAGGATATCGTCCTTCGTTTTGAAGTGGTGGTACAGGGAGGACTGCCGGATGCCCACGGCGTCCGCGATGGACCGCGTGGAGGTGCTGGCGAAGCCCTGGGTGGTGAACAGCTCCGCGGCGGCGTCGAGGATTTCGTCGCGGGCGGTGGCGCCCGGCCGCGAGGGCTGCTGGTGGCGGGGGCGGCCCGGTCCGGCGGAAGTCACGGCCCCATTCTTGCACTGCCGGGTGCGCCGAAAACGACCGCCGGGCATTGTGAGGCGACGGAAATCTGCCCGAAACAAGATGTCTATCCGCCTTTTACAGAGGTGAAACTGTTTGGGGACATCCCGCTGGAAAACTATCAAGTGACCGGTAATCAGCAGCCTTCGGCCGAGCGCTGCAGTACCGGGAGGCTTCGCCCCCAAGATCCCTTTCCAGTTCCGGAGATTCCCGATGACATCCACCGTTCTCCCCACCGTCCACCAGGACGATGCAGACCTGACGTCCCTTGGCTACCAGCCCACCCTCCACCGAAAGCTCGGCCGCTACGCTTCCTTTGCCGCCGGCTTCTCGTTCGTTTCCATCCTCACCACCATCTTCCAGCTCTTCGCGTTCGGCTACTCGTTCGCCGGGCCCGCGTTCTTCTGGACCTGGCCGGTGGTCCTGGTGGGCCAGCTGCTGGTGGCCCTGAACTTCGCCGAACTCGCCGCCCGCTACCCCCTGTCCGGTGCCGTGTACCAGTGGGCGCGGCGCGTCGGCGGGGAAGGCGTGGGCTGGTTCGCCGGCTGGTTCATGGCAATCGCCCAGGTGGTCACCGCAGCCGCAGCCGCCATCGCCCTGCAGGTGGTCCTGCCCCAGCTCTGGGACGGGTTCCAGGTGGTGGGCGGCGACCCCGCCCTCAACACGGTGACCGGTGCTTCCAACGCCGTGGTCCTGGGCGCCGTCCTGCTGGTGGCCACCACCATCATCAACTCCCTGGGCGTGAAACTCATGGCCCACGTCAACTCCGTCGGAGTTACCTGCGAGATCGTGGGCGTCGCGGCCGTGATCCTGGCGCTCATCAGCGCCGCCCAGCGCGGCCCGGACGTGGTGGCGGACACCACCGTGCTGCAGGGATCGGACCTCGGTGCCGTGGGAGCCTTCCTGGTCTCGGGGCTGATGGCCGCGTACGTCATGGTGGGCTTCAACTCCGCCGGCGAACTGTCCGAGGAAACCAAGGACCCGCGCCGCACCGCCCCCCGGACCATCCTCTCCGCCCTGCTCATCTCCGGCGTCGGCGGTGCGCTGATGATCATCACCGCCCTGATGGCGGCCCCGAGCCTCGACGACGGCCGCCTGGCCACCGAAGGCCTGCCGTACGTCCTCACAGCGGTCCTGGGCACCTTCTGGGGCAAGGTCCTGCTGGTGGACGTGGCCATCGCCATCTTCGTCTGCACCCTGGCGATCCAGACTGCCGGTTCCCGCCTGGTCTTCTCCATGGCCCGCGACGGCAAGCTCCCGGCGTCGGCCCTGCTCTCCTCCGTTCACCCCACCCGCGGCACGCCCATGTGGCCCTCCATCGTGATCGGGGCCCTTGCAGTTGGAGTGCTGGCCATCAACGTAGGCAACGCCGCCCTGTTCACCACCCTGTGCAGCGTCTGCATCGTGATGGTCTACCTTGCCTACCTCCTGGTCACCGTCCCGCAGTTGCTCAACCGGCTCCGCGGCGACTGGGACAGGGTGGGGCAGACCATGCCGGCAGGCCTCTTCTCCCTGGGCCGCTGGGGCCTTCCGGTCAACGTCCTGGCCGTCCTTTACGGCGGCGTGATGGTCGTCAACCTGGCATGGCCCCGGCCCGAGGTGTACGACCCCTCCGGCGAGAACGGCCTCCTGCTGTGGTCCGCGCCCCTGATGGTCACCGCCGTGCTGCTCCTGGGCCTCTGGGTCAGGAGCCGGAACCTGGCCGCCAAGGCCTGATACGCGCCGTCCTTACTCAATAGCAGACCCAACAGCTTCCAGAAGAACCCCAAAGACCTACAGGACTGACATGACACAGACCATCGAAACGCCAATCACGGGCACCGCCACCACAGCCGGCGCCCGCGCCCACGCCAGGGAACAGCACGGCAAAACCGCGGAGACCATGCGCCACGTGCCGGCAGCTTCCGCACCGGCCCACCTTCTGGCCGGAATGCCCGACGGCGCGTCCCCCACATGGGCCGAATCCCTCGCCTTTGGCCGCTACACCACCATGTCCCTGGCCCGCGGCACCCGGATCCGGCTCACGGACACCGCCGGCGACGCCTGCGTGCACACCCTCCTGTACCGCGCCGGCGCCAGTCACGAACGCCTCAACGTGGCCGACACCGTCAAGGTCCCCTGGCAGGCATACCCCGGCGCGGGCCACCCGCTGCTGTCCGACGCCGGGCGCCTGATGGCAACCATCGTCGCCGATACGTCCTCCCGGCACGACGCACTGACCGGCGCCACCACCCTCGCCGGCAACACCACAAAGTACGGCGCCGGAACCGTCCACAGCGCCGCACCGGCGGCACGCGAACTGCTCACCCTGGCCGCCCTCAAGAACGGCCTGGGCACCCGGGACGTGGCGCCGTCGCTCTCCTTCTTCAAGGGCATCACCGTGAACCCGGCCGGGAGCATCACCTTCACCGGCAGCGCCGGACCGGGTGCCGCCGTCGAACTCCTGCTCCAGATGGACGCGGTACTGGTCCTGGCCAACACCGCCCACCCGCTGGACCCGCGCGCTGACTTCACCGGGACGGCCGTCGACATCCTCGCCTGGCACGCGCCGCAGGACCTCGCCGCACTGGAAGCCGGCAGCGTGGCCGGACCATTGGCCCCGGAACACCTGCAGGCCCTCCGCAACACCGAACACGACCTCGCCGCTAGGAACGCCCGATGAACACTGCAATCGATACCAGGTCAACCCCTGACGCAGCCGACACTGCCCTCGCTTCCGGCGCCGTGGTCCTTGACGAATTCGTTGAAGCCCGCGGCCCCTGGTCCGCAGTGGTGGCAGCCGGCGACGTGCTGACCATCGTGGACCTGGAAGGCAACCAGGCGGTGGACTGCCTGCTCTACGCCGCGGCCGACACCGCCGTCCGCTACTCGGCGGCGGCCACCATCGCCGCACAGCAGTCAATCGTCCTCACCACCGGTTCGGTCCTCCGGGCAGACAGCGGCGCGCCGCTGATGACCGTCGTGGCGGACGAAGTGGGCGTGCACGACACCATCGGCGGCGCCTGCTCCCAGGAATCCAATACCCTCCGCTACGGCCAGCACACCCGCGAACAGCACGCCTGCGTGGAGAACTTCCTGATCGAGGGTTCCCGCTGGGGCCTGGGCAAGCGGGACCTGGTGTCCAACATCAACTGGTTCATGAACGTCCCCGTGGACCCGGACGGCGCCCTGGGCATCGTGGACGGCCTGTCCGCCCCCGGAAAACGCGTGGCACTGAAGGCCGAGGTAGACACCCTGGTGCTCGTCTCCAACTGCCCGCAGATCAACAACCCGTGCAACGGCTTCAATCCCACACCCGTCCGCATGATCGTCACCCGGCCGGAGGCTGCACTGTGAACACCCCAAACCTTTTCGACACCCTCCTGATCGCCAACCGCGGTGAGATCGCCTGCCGCATCATCGAATCCGCCCGCAAGCTGGGGCTCCGGACCGTCGCCGTCTTCTCGGAGGCGGACCGCGGCGCCAAGCACGTTCGGCTCGCCGACGAAGCCGTGCTGCTGGGGCCCGCGCCGGCCAAGGAGTCCTACCTCCGGGTGGACGCAATCCTTGCCGCCGCCAAGGAAACCGGCGCGGGCGCCATCCACCCCGGCTACGGTTTCCTATCCGAGGACGCAGCCTTCGCCGAGGCTGTGGAGGCAGCCGGACTGGTGTTCGTGGGCCCCACTGCCGAGCAGTTGCGCATCTTCGGCACCAAGCACACAGCGCGCGACGCCGCCCGGGCGGCCGGGGTGCCCATGATCTCCGGTTCCGGGCTGCTTGAGGACGTGGACGCCGCCGTCGCGGCCTCCGCCACGATCGGCTTCCCGCTGATGCTCAAGGCCACCGGCGGGGGCGGCGGAATCGGCATGACGGTCTGCCGCTTCGAGGCCGAACTGGTGGAAAGCTTCCCCCGGGTGGCGCGCCTGGCCGGTGCCAGCTTCGGCACCGCAGGGGTTTTCGCCGAGCGTTACGTGGAGAACGCGCGGCACGTGGAGGTACAGATCTTCGGCGACGGCGAAGGCCGGGTGGTCAGCCTGGGCGACCGGGATTGCTCCCTGCAGCGCCGCCACCAGAAAGTCCTCGAGGAAGCACCCGCCCCGGACCTGCCGGCAGAGCTGCGGGAGGAACTGCACCGCAGCTCGCGCGCCCTCTGCGCGTCCCTTAACTACCGCTCCGCCGGCACCGTGGAGTTCGTCTATGACTCCGCCCGCAAGGAGGCCTCCTTCCTGGAAGTCAACGCCCGGCTCCAGGTGGAGCACCCGGTCACCGAGGCCGTGACCGGCGTGGACCTGGTGGAATGGATGCTCCGCCTGGCTCAGGGCGGCAGCGAAGCCCGGGCAGTCCTGGCAGACGTTCCGGACGCATTGCCGGTGGCCGGGCACGCCGTGGAAGCCCGCGTCTACGCCGAAGACCCTGCGCGCGGGTTCCAGCCCAGCGCCGGAACCGTCACCAACGCCGCCTACCCCACGGCAGCAGAAGCCCGCGTGGACGCCTGGGTGGAAACCGGCACTGACGTCTCCACCAACTACGATCCGCTCCTGGGCAAGGTCATCACCTCCGGCACAAGCCGCACCGACGCCTTCGACCGGCTCGCCGCAGCCCTGGAAAACACCCGGATCGACGGGATCGAGACCAACTTGGGGCTGTTCCGCGCCGTGAGCGGCATGGACGTGGTCCGCGCGGTCCAGCACTCCACCAGCACCCTGGACAATGTGGGGGACCCGGAGCCGCGCATCACGGTGGGCCGCCCCGGCCTGCAGACCAGTGTGCAGGACTGGCCGGGCCGCACCGGCCTCTGGCAGATCGGTGTCCCGCCGAGCGGCCCCATGGACGACCTCTCCTTCCGGCTTGGCAACACCGCCCTTGGCAACCCCGAAGGCGCGCCGGGGCTCGAGTTCACCATGACCGGACCCAGCCTGATTTTCACGCACGCCACCACGGTTTGCGTCACCGGCGCGAAAGTCACGGTGACGGTTGACGGAACAGAGGTGCCCGCCTGGACCCCAGTGACTGTCCCGGCAGGGGGAAGGCTCGACGTGGGCACGGCTTCCGGCAAGGGCCTGCGCGGCTACATCCTGTTCCAGGGCGGCCTGGACATTCCCAAGTACCTGGGCAGCGCCTCCACCTTCACCTTGGGCCAGTTCGGCGGCCACGCCGGCCGGGTGCTGCGTGCGGGGGACGTGCTGCGCGCTGTCCGGCAGGCCGCAGGGCAGGAAGTACCCACGGCAGCCGTCCCCCTCGACAGCCGTCCCGCCCTCACCACAACTTGGGAGCTGGCTGTGGCCGAGGGCCCGCACGGCGCCCCGGAGTTCTTCCAGCGCGAGGATATCGAGGAGCTGTACAGCGCAGAGTACGAGGTCCACTTCAACTCCGCCCGCACCGGCGTGCGCCTCATCGGCCCCAAACCGCGCTGGGCACGGACCGACGGCGGCGAAGCAGGCCTGCACCCCTCCAACATCCACGACACCGCCTACTCGGTGGGTGCCCTGGACTTCACCGGCGACACCCCCATCCTGCTCGGCCCGGACGGACCCAGCCTGGGCGGCTTCGTTTGCCCCGTCACCGTGGTGACGGCCGAACGCTGGAAGCTCGGCCAGCTGCGCCCCGGGGACAAGGTCCGGTTCGTGCCCATCAAAGCCGGCCAGGCGCCGTCGGCCAAGGACCTGGGACCCGGCCGCCAGCTGGTCCTCCCGAGCGACGCTGATTGGTCGTCAAGCCCGTCTGTGGCAGCCACGGCGACCAACCGCGGCTTCCGCGGCGATGGCGACGACGGCGTGCTGGGCCGGGTGCCGGAAGGTTCCGGCCGGCCCGCGGTCACCTACCGCCGCTCCGGCGACGACAACCTGCTGGTGGAATACGGCGAGATGGTGCTGGACCTTGGTCTGCGCGCCCGGGTGCACGCCCTGCACCAGCACATCGAGCAGCTCCGCGTGCCAGGCGTCGTTGACCTCACCCCGGGAATCCGGTCGCTGCAGATCAAGGTGGACCCATCGGTCCTGTCCACCACCAGGCTGCTCGACCTGGTCCAGGAAGTCGAGGCCGCGCTGCCCGCCAGTTCCGAACTGGTGGTTCCCAGCCGCACCGTCCGGCTGCCGCTGTCCTGGGACGATCCCGCCACCCGCGAGGCGATCGAACGCTACATGGCCGGTGTCCGTGATGATGCCCCCTGGTGCCCCTGGAACATCGAGTTCATCCGCCGGATCAACGGCCTGGACTCGGTCAACGACGTCTTCGACACCGTCTTTAACGCCGAATACCTGGTGCTGGGGCTGGGGGATGTCTACCTGGGCGCGCCGGTGGCCACCCCGCTGGACCCCCGCCACCGCCTGGTCACCACCAAGTACAACCCGGCCCGCACCTGGACACCGGAGAACGCCGTGGGAATCGGCGGCGCCTACATGTGCATCTACGGCATGGAAGGTCCCGGTGGCTACCAGTTCGTGGGCCGCACCACCCAGGTGTGGTCGCGCTACGCGGACTCGGCCCCGTTCGAGCCCGGTTCACCCTGGCTGCTGCGCTTCTTCGACCGGATCTCCTGGTACCCGGTCAGCCCGGAGGAACTCCTGGACCTGCGCGCCGACATGGCTGCCGGGCGTGGCCGGGGCGTCGAGATCGAGGAAGGCACCTTCTCGCTTGCCGAGCACGAAAAGTTCCTGGCGGAGAACAGCGGGTCCATCGAGGCATTCCGGGAAAAGCAGGGAGCCGCCTTCGCCGTCGAGCGGCAGGCATGGGCCGACGCCGGCGAGTTCGACCGCGCGGACGCGCTGGCCGCCGTCGTCACTCCCGTAGTGGATGACGTGGAGGTCCCTGAGGGCGGCTCGCTCGTTTCGGCGCCCTTCGCGGCGAGCGTCTGGAAGGTGGACGTGGCGGCCGGGGACCGGGTGGTGAAAGGCCAGCCGCTGGTATCGCTGGAGGCAATGAAGATGGAAACGGTCCTGGAAGCTCCCTGCGACGGCGTGGTGCTCCGCGTCCTGCCGGCGGCCGGGGGCCAGGTAGTGGCGGGCGAGGCAGTGGTGGTGCTTGGCGCAGCCGGACCTGCAGGGCTGGAAGAGCTGGAACTGGAAGAGGCAGCAGTATGAGCGCGGCAAGCAGTGGCAAGGCAACCGGGCGCGTAAAGGCGGCGCTCGCGGCACTGGAAACAGTGGACCGGCCGGAAATCTGGATCACGCTCCGCAGCGGGGAAGACCTCCTGGCCGAGGCGGCGTCCATCGATGCCGCCCTGGGGGCCGGCGCGGACCTTCCGCTGGCCGGGCTGCTGCTGGCCGTCAAGAACAACGTTGACGTGGCAGGCATCCCCACCACGGCCGCGTGCCCGGGCTTTGCCTACACACCGGACAAGGATGCCGAAGCGGTGGCCCGGCTCCGCGCCGCCGGCGCCCTGGTCCTGGGTGCCAGCAACCTGGACCAGTTCGCCACCGGACTGGTGGGGACGCGCAGCCCCTACGGCGCCGTCCGCGACTCGCGCCGGCCCGAGTACATCTCCGGCGGATCCAGTTCCGGCTCCGCGGTGGCCGTGGCGCTGGGGCTGGTGGACATCGCGATCGGTACGGACACGGCAGGCTCCGGCCGTGTTCCGGCCGGGCTGCAGGGCATCGTGGGCATCAAGGCAACCCTGAACGTCGTCTCCACAGCCGGGGTGGTTCCCGCCTGCAGGTCCTGGGACGCGGTCACCATCTTTGCCCGGCACCTGTCCACCGCCGAGCTCGCCATGGGCGTCATGGCAGGCAACTCCCGGGAGTGGCCGGCGGACATCCGTTTGGCTGCACCGGAACGGCCCCGGGTGGCCTATCCGGTCAGCCTGCCCGCGTTGCCTGATGCTTGGGCCGCCGAATTCCACCGCAACGTGGACCGGCTTCAGTCCCTGGGTGTGGAGGTGGAAGCCATTGAATTCGGTGCCTTCCTCGAAGCCGCCCGGCTGCTGTACGACGGTGGGCTGGTAGCCGAGCGCTACGCCGCCGTGGGCAGCTTCCTCGAAGAGTACGACGCCGGCACGGCTGGCCAGGCGGGCATCGACCCCACCGTGGAACGCATCATCCGCGCGGCCGGGACAGTGCCCGCGCACCGGTACGTCAACGACACCGCCAAGCTGGAAGCACTGAAGCAAAAGGCGATGGCGCAGCTCGAAGGGTTCGACGCCCTGCTGATCCCCACCACGCCGTTCCACCCCACCCTGGCCGAGGTGGCTGCGGATCCGGTGGGGGTGAATTCGCTGATGGGCACCTACACCAACTTCTGCAACCTGTTCGATCTCTGCGCCGTGGCAGTGCCGGCCGGCGAAGTGGACGGCGCCCAGTTCGGGCTGACGGTGGTGGGCAGGACCTTCGATGATGCCGTGGCGGCGGATATCGCCCGCCGCCTGGAGGTCACCCCGGAAGCTCCCGCCCTTTTCGCTCCCGGGGCGGCAGCTGAGGTTGACGGCAACGGTGCCCAACCGTCGTCGTCCGTGCCATGGCCGCTGGCAGCCGGTGCAACGGCCGTGCCGCTGGTGGTGGTGGGTGCGCACCGAAAGGGCCAGCCGCTGGCGCCGCAGCTCGAAGTCCTCGGCGCCGCCTGGGTTGGCCCGGTCCGGACCGCGGCCCGCTACCGCATGGTGGCGCTGGACACCGTGCCGCCCAAGCCAGGGGTGTACCGGTCCGAGGACGGCGCGGAACTGGTGGGGGAGAAGTGGCTGCTGTCGCCGGCGGCCCTGGGGACGTTCCTGGCCTCCCTCCCCGAACCCATGCTGCTGGGATCCGTGCGGATGTCAGACGGCTCCACCGCCGTCGGGTTCGCCTGTGATGCCGTTGCCGCCGCGGGCGGTGAGGACATCACCGCCTGGGGTGACTGGCTGGCGGACCGGAGCGTGGAGCCGAAGCCCCGGACGGTGTGGCGGGACTTGGGGGAGGCCGCCCTGGCGGGGTTCAGCCGCGGGGAGCGCGGATAGCGTCAGCTGCATCCGGGCGGGACTCCCCGTCCTGACGTTCTTCCGTGAAGTACGCCGCGATGTCCGCCACCAGTTCCTTTACCGCTGCCGGGATGGAGCCGTGGAAGCACTTGGGGGAGAGCAGGTAGGTGCTGCCCGGAACTGCCTGGTGCAGCCGCTGGGCTGTTTCCTTGTAGTAGGCAGGACTCTTGCCGCCGGCCATGAAATGGGTGTTTGCAGGCAGCACGCTGAAGTCCCGGGCATGGTCCTTCTCGTCGTAGGCCGCGCGCAGTTCGCCCACCCCGCTGGGCATGACCTGGCGGAACATTTTGTTGATCCTGGTCCTGGACAACACGGCCATCAGGCCGGCCAGGACGGGTTCGGGGATCCTGGCCATGGTTGAGCCCGGGCTGGTGGCCTTCTTCATGTGCGCCAGCGCATGGCCCACCCTGCCCTGGTTCACGGCATCCTCGAATCCGTCCAGCCAGGCGGTGTCGATGCTGCCGTCGATGTTCACCGCCGCGTCATACACCGCCAGCTTGTCCGGGACAAAGGCGGTTCCGGTGAACTCCTGCACCGCATTCAGGGCCACCGCTCCGCCAAGGCTGTGGCCCAAAATGTTCCGGGCGCCGGTGGCGCGCAGGACCGTCCGGACATCCTCGATTTCGGTGGCCATGGAGTAGTCCGCCGGTTGTTCGGACGAGTTTCCCCGGCCCCGCCGGTCATAGACGTCTACCGCCCAGCCGTCCCCCAGGCCCTTCGCCAGGGCAATCGAGAACGGGCGGTAGATCAACGCCGTCAGGAACGCGCCGCCAATCAGCAGCACCCGCCGGTCGCCGGGCGCCTCTTCGGTGCCGTAACTGTACAAAGCCAGCCTGCCGCCGTCGTGCGTTGGAAGTACGCGTTCTTTCACCAGCCCATCCTAGGGTGCACACCTGCGCGGCAACTGGGAGCCCGGGTACCCAATGCCCGGTAAACTTGTGGATTGTGACTTCCCAAAACACCCCCTCGCCCAAGAACGCCCCTGAGCCCGTCGATGCCAGCGAGCAGATGCGGATCCGGATGGAAAAGCGCGCCAAACTCCTGGAGCGCGGCGCTGAGGCGTACCCGGTGGGTGTGGAGCGGACGCACTCGCTCGCCGAGATCCGGGAAAAGTACGCCCACCTCGAGGCGGACGATACCACCGGCGACACCGTGGGCGTTACCGGCCGCGTCGTCTTTATCCGCAATACCGGCAAGCTCTGCTTCGCCACGCTGCAGGAAGGCGGCACCGACGGGAAGGCCACCCGCCTGCAGGCCATGCTGAGCCTGGCCAACGTCGGTGAGGAAGCGCTCGCCGACTGGAAGGCACTGGTTGACCTCGGTGACCACGTGTTCATCAAGGGCGAGGTCATCTCCTCCCGCCGCGGAGAGCTGTCCATCATGGCAGATTCCTGGTCCATGGCCTCCAAGGCACTGCGCCCGCTGCCGGTCCTGCACGCGGACCTGAACGAGGAAACCCGCGTCCGCCAGCGCTACGTTGACCTGATGGTCCGTGACGAGGCCCGCGAAATGGTCTACACCCGCGCCGCCATCACCCGCTCCATCCGCGAAACGCTGTTCCGGCACCGCTACGTGGAAGTGGAAACCCCCATCCTGAACCTGGTCCACGGCGGTGCACTTGCCCGCCCGTTCGAGACCCACATGAACGCCTTCGACCAGAAGATGACCCTGCGCATCGCCACCGAGCTGTACCTCAAGCGCGCCGTGGTGGGCGGGATCGACCGCGTGTACGACATGGGGCGCGTGTTCCGCAACGAGGGCGTGGACTCCACCCACAGCCCCGAATTCACCACCCTTGAGTGCTACGAGGCCTGGGCGGACCAGTTCGTCATGGCCGAGCGGATAAAGGAAATCATCCTCGACGCCGCCGACGCCGTGGGTGCCGGCCGTGTCCTGCAGACCGAGGCCGGCGAGATCAACCTCGACGGCGAGTGGGCATGGCTGGCCGTCTACCCCGGACTTTCCGACGCCGTTGGGCAGGAAATCACGCCGGACACGCCCGCTGAGGTGCTTCGCGGGATCGCGGAAAAGCACGACGTCAAGGTGGACCCCAAATGGGACGCCGAGAAGCTGGCTGTTGAGCTGTTCGGCGAGATTGTCGAACCAACCCTGCTGAACCCCACCTTCGTCTACGACTACCCGCCGTCTGCCCAGCCGCTGGCCCGCCCGCACCGCGAGGACGGCCGGCTGATCGAGGCCTGGGATCTGATTATCGGCGGCATGGAACGCGGCACCGCCTTCTCCGAGCTGATCGACCCCGTCATCCAGCGCGAACGGCTTACCGAGCAGTCCCTGCACGCGGCCGCCGGTGACGTGGAGGCCATGCAGCTCGACGAGGACTTCCTGCGCGCCCTTGAATACGGTGCCCCGCCCATGGGCGGCATCGGCCTGGGCATCGACCGGCTGGTCATGCTCTTCACGGGCGCCGGCATCCGCGAGACCATCCTGTTCCCCCTGCTGAAGCCCGAAGGGCACTGATCATGGAATACGTGGCAGTTATTCTTCCCTCGTTGGTGGTGGGCCTGCTGTTCTGGTTCGCCATGAAGGCAATTTTTAACGCGGACAAGGCCGAGCGGCAGGCGGAGGCCCGCGCGCAGGCCGAAGCCGATTCCCTCCCGGCGCAGCCAGCGGACCGTCCCGGCCCGGAATCCAAATAGATA
Proteins encoded in this window:
- the lysS gene encoding lysine--tRNA ligase, coding for MTSQNTPSPKNAPEPVDASEQMRIRMEKRAKLLERGAEAYPVGVERTHSLAEIREKYAHLEADDTTGDTVGVTGRVVFIRNTGKLCFATLQEGGTDGKATRLQAMLSLANVGEEALADWKALVDLGDHVFIKGEVISSRRGELSIMADSWSMASKALRPLPVLHADLNEETRVRQRYVDLMVRDEAREMVYTRAAITRSIRETLFRHRYVEVETPILNLVHGGALARPFETHMNAFDQKMTLRIATELYLKRAVVGGIDRVYDMGRVFRNEGVDSTHSPEFTTLECYEAWADQFVMAERIKEIILDAADAVGAGRVLQTEAGEINLDGEWAWLAVYPGLSDAVGQEITPDTPAEVLRGIAEKHDVKVDPKWDAEKLAVELFGEIVEPTLLNPTFVYDYPPSAQPLARPHREDGRLIEAWDLIIGGMERGTAFSELIDPVIQRERLTEQSLHAAAGDVEAMQLDEDFLRALEYGAPPMGGIGLGIDRLVMLFTGAGIRETILFPLLKPEGH